A part of Pectinatus sottacetonis genomic DNA contains:
- a CDS encoding DNA-deoxyinosine glycosylase, protein MLECVGFKPCVNKNSRILILGSMPSIKSLKEQQYYAHPQNRFWKLMAKLLNYRKTPEDYHDKIKMLLDNNIALWDAIASCDRKGSLDTAIQNEIPNDFTAFLDKYKSIRTICFNGGKSYQSFKKYNEELLKKVKYTYFAMPSTSPANARFRLDMLYEKWAKMFG, encoded by the coding sequence ATGTTGGAATGTGTAGGTTTCAAACCATGTGTAAATAAAAATTCCCGTATTTTAATTTTGGGATCAATGCCAAGTATAAAATCATTAAAAGAACAGCAGTATTATGCTCATCCGCAGAACCGTTTTTGGAAATTAATGGCAAAACTACTGAATTATAGAAAGACACCAGAAGACTATCATGATAAAATAAAAATGCTTTTGGACAATAATATAGCTTTATGGGATGCAATTGCCTCATGTGATAGAAAAGGAAGTCTGGATACCGCTATACAAAATGAAATACCCAATGATTTTACAGCCTTTTTAGATAAATATAAAAGCATCAGGACAATATGTTTTAATGGTGGTAAATCATATCAGTCATTTAAAAAATATAACGAAGAGTTACTAAAGAAAGTAAAATATACATATTTTGCAATGCCTTCCACCAGCCCCGCTAATGCAAGATTTAGATTGGACATGCTGTATGAAAAATGGGCAAAAATGTTTGGCTAA
- the clpB gene encoding ATP-dependent chaperone ClpB: protein MAEEKYTQKVLTALQNAQQTAAMHYHQEITSAHILLALVKEPEGLLATIFEGCKTDLPMLKVRLEQILNKIPSVKGQDRLTMSVELARVLGKSRQIADSMKDDYISTEHLLLAIIDSSDDEIQKICKEYGLVKSRIQSIIKNNRKQNVNSDNPESEYKSLEKYGRDLTEAARRGKLDPVIGRDDEIRRTIEILSRRTKNNPVLIGEPGVGKTAIVEGLARRIIAGDVPESLKNKTLYSLDLGSMVAGAKFRGEFEERLKAVLNEIAKSDGQILLFIDEVHTVVGAGAAEGAMDAGNILKPMLARGELRCIGATTLNEYRKYIEKDTALERRFQPVMVGEPNVEDTISILRGLKERYEVHHGVRIRDNALISAAVLSDRYISDRFLPDKAIDLVDEAAAKLRTEIESMPAPLDEIRRKILQLKIEQQALTKENDDASKERLEKLNEEIKSSETEEAALKKQWEHEKQLITRTRGIKQEIDNVKNEMTKAERDGDLTKASELRYGKLPELTKQLAAQEKFMAENKDSQLLKEEVGEEDIAKVVSRWTGIPVTKMMTGEREKLIHLEDELHKRVIGQDQAVKAVSEAIIRARAGIKDPNRPIGSFIFLGPTGVGKTELAKTLAESLFDDERSMIRIDMSEYMEKHSVSRLIGAPPGYVGYDEGGQLTEAVRRHPYSVILLDEIEKAHADIFNVLLQILDDGRLTDGKGRVVNFKNTVIIMTSNLGSHKILDEQDFAKAQQDVLEILKNYFRPEFLNRIDDIIVFKGLDRNQVKKIAGILLETLNKRLQKQVKISLKWSDEVLDKLSEKGFDPNFGARPLRRLLTHTVETELSKEIIKGTIKEGDTAEISLVDGKLHFSVA, encoded by the coding sequence ATGGCAGAAGAAAAATATACTCAAAAAGTTCTAACCGCACTACAAAATGCCCAGCAGACTGCTGCTATGCATTATCATCAAGAAATTACCTCAGCGCATATTCTACTTGCCCTGGTAAAAGAACCAGAAGGTCTATTAGCAACAATTTTTGAAGGCTGCAAAACCGATCTACCAATGCTCAAGGTACGACTCGAACAAATACTTAATAAGATTCCCTCCGTTAAGGGGCAAGATCGCCTTACCATGAGTGTTGAACTTGCCCGTGTTCTAGGCAAATCCCGTCAAATTGCTGATTCTATGAAAGATGATTATATCAGTACAGAACATTTGTTACTGGCTATAATCGATAGTTCTGATGATGAAATACAGAAGATTTGCAAGGAATACGGTCTTGTTAAATCCAGAATTCAATCTATAATAAAAAATAATCGTAAACAAAATGTAAACTCTGATAATCCAGAAAGTGAATATAAATCCCTGGAAAAATATGGACGTGACCTTACTGAAGCGGCACGCCGTGGTAAGCTGGATCCAGTCATTGGCCGCGATGACGAAATACGTCGCACTATTGAAATTCTTTCCCGGCGTACCAAAAATAATCCTGTTTTAATTGGTGAACCAGGTGTAGGAAAAACTGCTATTGTTGAAGGTCTTGCCCGCCGTATCATTGCCGGAGATGTACCAGAATCTTTAAAAAATAAAACTTTATATTCCCTTGATTTAGGCTCAATGGTTGCAGGAGCAAAGTTCCGTGGTGAATTTGAAGAACGTTTAAAAGCAGTTTTAAATGAAATTGCTAAATCAGACGGTCAAATTCTCCTTTTCATTGATGAAGTCCATACTGTTGTGGGAGCCGGTGCTGCTGAAGGTGCTATGGATGCCGGCAATATCTTAAAACCGATGCTGGCCCGGGGAGAACTTCGCTGCATAGGGGCGACTACACTGAATGAATATCGTAAATATATAGAAAAAGACACCGCTTTAGAACGTCGTTTCCAGCCGGTAATGGTCGGAGAACCAAATGTGGAAGATACAATTTCCATACTGCGTGGTCTAAAAGAACGTTATGAAGTTCATCATGGCGTTAGGATACGGGATAATGCACTAATTTCAGCGGCAGTTTTATCAGATAGATATATTTCTGACAGATTTCTTCCTGATAAAGCTATAGACTTAGTCGATGAAGCTGCTGCCAAACTCAGGACCGAAATAGAATCCATGCCAGCCCCGCTTGACGAAATACGAAGAAAAATTCTCCAGCTTAAAATAGAACAGCAAGCCTTAACTAAAGAAAATGATGATGCTTCAAAAGAACGACTCGAAAAACTCAATGAAGAAATCAAATCTTCTGAAACTGAAGAAGCGGCTCTGAAAAAACAATGGGAACATGAAAAACAATTGATAACACGTACTCGTGGAATTAAGCAGGAAATAGACAATGTAAAAAATGAAATGACTAAAGCTGAACGTGATGGTGATCTGACCAAAGCTTCTGAACTCAGATATGGGAAATTACCAGAGCTGACAAAACAGCTGGCTGCTCAAGAAAAGTTCATGGCTGAAAATAAAGATTCCCAGTTATTGAAAGAAGAAGTAGGCGAAGAAGATATAGCTAAAGTTGTCAGCAGGTGGACTGGTATCCCGGTAACAAAAATGATGACCGGCGAACGAGAAAAACTTATCCATCTTGAAGATGAACTTCATAAACGTGTCATAGGCCAGGATCAAGCGGTAAAAGCAGTTAGTGAAGCTATTATCCGGGCACGGGCAGGAATAAAAGACCCCAACAGGCCTATTGGTTCCTTCATTTTTCTGGGGCCAACCGGCGTAGGTAAAACTGAACTGGCAAAGACTCTGGCAGAATCCTTGTTTGATGATGAACGCTCTATGATCCGTATAGATATGTCGGAATATATGGAAAAACATTCTGTATCACGTCTTATCGGCGCTCCTCCGGGATATGTCGGCTATGATGAAGGTGGTCAGCTGACAGAAGCGGTACGCCGTCATCCATACAGTGTTATCCTGCTTGATGAAATTGAAAAAGCCCATGCTGATATCTTCAATGTATTACTGCAGATTCTTGATGACGGTCGTCTTACTGATGGTAAGGGACGTGTCGTAAACTTTAAGAATACTGTCATTATAATGACATCAAATCTGGGATCACACAAGATACTGGACGAACAGGATTTTGCCAAAGCCCAGCAAGATGTATTGGAAATATTAAAGAATTATTTCCGTCCTGAATTCTTAAATCGTATTGATGATATAATAGTATTCAAGGGCCTTGATAGAAACCAAGTCAAAAAAATTGCTGGTATTTTATTGGAAACTTTAAACAAACGGCTGCAAAAACAAGTCAAGATCAGCTTAAAATGGTCCGACGAAGTTTTAGACAAGTTATCTGAAAAGGGCTTTGATCCTAACTTCGGTGCACGTCCACTTCGCCGTCTTCTGACTCATACGGTAGAAACCGAACTCAGTAAGGAGATCATCAAGGGTACTATAAAAGAAGGCGACACAGCAGAAATAAGCTTGGTAGATGGTAAGTTGCATTTTTCTGTTGCCTGA
- a CDS encoding ACT domain-containing protein, with protein sequence MKLVVTIVGKDRVGIIAMVSNILAENNVNILNINQNIMEGFFNMVMIVEMTDSKIKLQELQKILKEKGTEINLDIKVQHQDIFNVMHNI encoded by the coding sequence ATGAAACTTGTAGTGACAATTGTAGGAAAAGATCGTGTTGGCATAATAGCTATGGTTAGCAATATTCTTGCGGAGAATAATGTCAATATATTAAACATCAATCAAAATATCATGGAAGGCTTCTTCAATATGGTTATGATTGTAGAAATGACTGACAGCAAAATAAAATTACAGGAATTGCAAAAAATCTTAAAAGAAAAAGGCACTGAAATAAATCTTGATATAAAAGTACAACATCAGGATATTTTCAACGTCATGCATAATATCTAA
- a CDS encoding PFL family protein produces the protein MISINDIMETNRMITENKLDVRTITMGISLRDCAHPNIKQFCSNIYDKITKSAEFLVKTGEDIEGEYGIPIIHKRVSVTPIAIAAEACKTDTYVPVAEALDKAAHEVGINFIGGFSALVEKGYTTGDRILIKSIPQALATTDIVCSSINLGSTKAGINMDCVREMGEVIKRTAELTRDHGAIGCAKLVVFSNAPGDNPFMAGAFHGVSEAEKVVSVGVSGPGVVKHALEDIKSADFSEVAETIKKTAYKITRVGQLVAREASKRLGVPFGIIDLSLAPTPAVGDSVAHIIEEMGLESCGAPGTTAALALLNDAVKKGGLMASSHVGGLSGAFIPVSEDAGMINAVERGSLSLEKLEAMTCVCSVGLDMIAVEGDVSASTISGIIADEAAIGMINNKTTAVRIIPVPGKKIGDSVNFGGLLGHCPIVPVKNKYSSEAFIARGGRIPAPIRSLTN, from the coding sequence TTGATTAGTATCAACGATATAATGGAAACAAATCGCATGATCACAGAAAATAAACTTGATGTAAGAACTATTACCATGGGTATTAGTTTACGTGATTGTGCACATCCCAACATAAAACAGTTCTGCAGTAATATTTATGATAAAATAACTAAGTCAGCAGAATTTCTGGTTAAAACAGGCGAAGATATTGAGGGAGAATATGGAATTCCTATTATTCATAAACGTGTCTCTGTCACTCCTATTGCTATAGCTGCTGAAGCTTGTAAGACAGATACATATGTACCCGTAGCTGAAGCGTTGGACAAGGCTGCCCATGAGGTTGGTATTAATTTTATTGGTGGTTTTTCTGCTTTGGTTGAAAAGGGTTATACTACCGGTGATAGAATATTAATAAAATCTATTCCTCAAGCACTTGCAACTACTGATATTGTATGTTCATCTATAAATTTAGGCTCAACTAAGGCAGGTATAAATATGGATTGTGTCCGTGAAATGGGTGAGGTAATCAAAAGGACTGCTGAACTTACCCGTGACCATGGGGCAATCGGCTGTGCAAAACTTGTTGTCTTTTCTAATGCCCCAGGTGATAATCCATTTATGGCAGGAGCTTTCCATGGCGTCAGTGAAGCAGAAAAAGTAGTAAGCGTTGGCGTCAGTGGCCCGGGAGTTGTAAAACATGCATTGGAAGATATAAAAAGTGCTGATTTTAGTGAAGTTGCTGAAACTATTAAGAAAACTGCTTATAAAATAACTCGTGTTGGTCAATTGGTTGCCAGAGAAGCTTCTAAGCGTCTTGGTGTTCCCTTCGGTATTATTGACTTATCATTAGCACCTACACCAGCAGTAGGAGACAGCGTTGCTCATATTATAGAAGAAATGGGATTGGAAAGCTGTGGTGCTCCTGGTACAACTGCTGCCCTGGCCCTGCTAAATGATGCTGTAAAAAAGGGTGGCTTAATGGCATCATCTCATGTAGGTGGACTAAGTGGTGCTTTCATTCCTGTCAGCGAAGATGCGGGTATGATAAATGCAGTTGAAAGAGGCAGCTTATCCTTAGAAAAACTAGAAGCAATGACTTGTGTATGCTCAGTTGGCCTTGATATGATTGCTGTTGAAGGTGATGTATCTGCATCCACTATATCTGGAATTATTGCTGATGAAGCAGCTATCGGTATGATAAATAATAAAACTACTGCTGTACGAATAATTCCTGTTCCTGGTAAAAAAATTGGAGATTCTGTTAATTTTGGCGGATTATTAGGACATTGCCCTATAGTCCCTGTGAAAAACAAATATAGTTCCGAAGCTTTTATTGCCCGTGGCGGAAGAATCCCAGCCCCAATAAGAAGCTTGACAAATTAA
- a CDS encoding KAP family P-loop NTPase fold protein, protein MGCIDDEYLLEKIKNNQPKDLTDENDELGTHDKGDLIKDFLNIIVKHDPLDMKIIALYGEWGSGKTSLLKYIKKQLDDDTFKTVFFDTWQMENDDNLPMTLFETIFDKNKSTCEKIKKETWESAKAIMSGLVDATTINVPHVGRISLEKVRMSVNDYLEKGSFADKIDDFKIKYRELESDILKENEYLVVFIDDLDRCEPENILNLLSAIKLFFALGKRTIFVCAVDKTAVNKALQCKYNDVIKSEEYLEKLFDISFDMPIVELDKMIDSFIGFDTDIKEIKNFIYAMHFTNPRHVKKIFNKYLLLEYYRGLNIGKPLLIPNQNLLFFKLLTLFIIILYEFEKETFITLKQYDEKLDYWKKNTEGFNNIQGLKALKDKGNGTIKDIYMLSPVIRSRAENGIKQTGRKTSDLFVSILTTLFAPKIDGYIDILMPDYHRQFMTCTVNGKISYAAYFCNYLNNNQAVFRNSEITNLKTIKYTTVKQSLMDCSYRLWDIFAMAELYL, encoded by the coding sequence ATGGGATGTATAGATGATGAATATTTATTAGAAAAAATAAAAAATAATCAACCAAAAGATTTAACAGATGAAAATGATGAATTAGGTACACATGATAAAGGTGATTTAATAAAAGATTTTTTAAATATAATAGTAAAACACGATCCGCTTGATATGAAAATAATTGCATTATATGGAGAATGGGGCAGTGGGAAAACGTCCTTATTGAAATATATAAAAAAACAATTAGATGATGATACATTTAAAACAGTATTTTTTGATACATGGCAAATGGAAAATGACGATAATTTGCCTATGACATTATTTGAAACTATATTTGATAAAAATAAGTCTACATGTGAAAAAATAAAAAAAGAAACATGGGAATCGGCTAAAGCTATAATGAGTGGTCTTGTTGATGCTACAACAATAAATGTTCCACATGTAGGTCGTATTTCGCTAGAAAAGGTTAGAATGAGTGTAAATGACTATCTTGAAAAAGGCAGTTTTGCTGATAAAATAGATGATTTTAAAATTAAGTACCGTGAATTGGAAAGTGATATTTTAAAAGAAAACGAGTATTTAGTTGTATTTATAGATGATTTAGATAGATGCGAACCGGAAAATATATTGAACCTGTTATCTGCAATAAAATTATTTTTTGCATTAGGAAAACGTACTATTTTTGTTTGTGCTGTTGATAAAACAGCAGTAAATAAAGCACTGCAATGTAAATATAATGATGTGATAAAATCAGAAGAATATCTTGAAAAACTATTTGATATATCATTTGACATGCCGATAGTTGAACTTGATAAAATGATTGATTCGTTTATAGGATTTGATACAGATATAAAAGAAATAAAGAATTTTATTTATGCAATGCACTTTACGAATCCAAGGCATGTAAAAAAAATTTTTAATAAATATTTATTACTTGAATATTATAGAGGTTTAAATATAGGAAAACCTTTATTGATTCCTAATCAAAATCTTCTTTTTTTTAAATTACTAACATTATTTATAATTATATTATATGAATTTGAAAAAGAGACTTTTATTACATTAAAACAATATGATGAAAAATTAGATTATTGGAAAAAAAATACAGAAGGATTTAATAATATACAAGGATTAAAGGCATTAAAAGATAAGGGTAATGGTACTATCAAAGATATATATATGTTATCGCCTGTTATTAGAAGTAGAGCAGAAAATGGTATTAAACAAACTGGACGTAAAACGAGTGATTTATTTGTTTCTATATTAACAACGCTATTTGCACCTAAAATTGATGGTTATATAGATATTCTTATGCCTGACTATCATCGTCAATTTATGACTTGTACAGTAAATGGCAAAATTTCGTATGCTGCATATTTTTGTAATTATTTAAATAATAATCAAGCAGTTTTTAGAAATAGTGAAATAACTAATTTAAAAACAATTAAGTATACAACTGTGAAACAGTCACTAATGGATTGTTCTTATAGATTATGGGATATATTTGCAATGGCAGAATTGTATTTATAA
- a CDS encoding transposase, translating into MSRKRRNFTAKFKSDLVLELLKGEKDLNSVATENSIQPNLLRNWKKEFLDKASVVFDDSREENIREKLDEERKEKEEYAKKVGQLTMQVDWLKKKSTELLGPDYESKFSPKPFDD; encoded by the coding sequence ATGTCTCGGAAAAGAAGAAATTTCACAGCAAAATTCAAATCGGATCTTGTTCTTGAACTGCTCAAGGGTGAGAAAGATCTCAACTCGGTAGCTACCGAAAATAGCATACAGCCAAATCTTTTGCGAAACTGGAAAAAGGAATTTCTTGATAAAGCCTCTGTTGTATTCGATGATTCCCGTGAGGAGAATATCAGAGAAAAGCTTGATGAGGAACGCAAAGAGAAAGAAGAATATGCGAAAAAGGTTGGCCAGCTCACCATGCAGGTGGACTGGTTGAAAAAAAAATCTACAGAACTCCTTGGACCTGACTACGAAAGTAAATTTAGTCCGAAACCTTTTGACGACTAA